A window from Pseudomonas sp. Tri1 encodes these proteins:
- a CDS encoding deoxyguanosinetriphosphate triphosphohydrolase: MDWHTLLTRERLGKTLHSPEELGRSPFHKDHDRIIFSGAFRRLGRKTQVHPVSSNDHIHTRLTHSLEVSCVGRSLGMRVGETIRSALPDWCEPSDLGMVVQSACLAHDIGNPPFGHSGEDAIRYWFQQAAGRGWLDAMSEAERNDFLNFEGNAQGFRVLTQLEYHQFDGGTRLTYATLGTYLKYPWTARHADSLGYKKHKFGCYQSELPLLEQIAHKLGLPQIEDQRWARHPLVYLMEAADDICYALIDLEDGVEMDLLEYPQVESLLLDLVGDDLPDTYRQLGPLDSRRRKLAILRGKAIEHLTNAAARAFVEQQEALLAGTLPGDLVEHMHGPAKRCVLNAKDMARKKIFQDKRKTLHEIGAYTTLEILLNGFCGAALEQHGGRTPSFKNRRILDLLGNNAPDPNGPLHGAFLRMIDFIAGMTDSYASEMAQEMTGRTRQ; the protein is encoded by the coding sequence TTGGATTGGCATACCCTGCTGACTCGCGAACGTCTCGGAAAAACCTTGCACAGCCCGGAAGAGCTGGGCCGTAGCCCGTTTCACAAAGACCACGACCGCATCATCTTTTCCGGTGCCTTTCGCCGCCTCGGCCGCAAGACACAGGTGCACCCGGTCTCCAGTAACGATCACATCCACACGCGCCTGACCCATTCCCTGGAAGTCAGTTGCGTCGGACGTTCCCTGGGCATGCGTGTGGGAGAGACCATCCGCAGCGCCCTGCCCGACTGGTGTGAACCCAGCGACTTGGGCATGGTCGTGCAATCGGCTTGCCTGGCCCACGACATCGGTAACCCGCCGTTCGGTCACTCCGGTGAAGACGCTATTCGCTACTGGTTCCAGCAAGCCGCAGGCCGCGGTTGGCTTGACGCCATGAGCGAAGCCGAGCGCAACGACTTCCTCAACTTCGAAGGTAACGCCCAAGGATTCCGGGTCCTGACACAACTTGAATATCATCAGTTCGACGGCGGTACTCGACTGACCTATGCCACCCTCGGAACCTATCTGAAATACCCCTGGACCGCCCGCCACGCCGATTCCCTGGGTTATAAGAAGCACAAGTTCGGTTGCTACCAGAGCGAACTGCCGCTACTGGAACAGATCGCCCACAAGCTTGGCCTGCCCCAAATCGAAGACCAGCGCTGGGCACGGCACCCTCTGGTGTACCTGATGGAAGCCGCCGATGACATCTGCTATGCGCTGATCGACCTGGAGGACGGCGTGGAGATGGATCTGCTGGAGTATCCGCAGGTAGAGTCGCTGCTCCTGGATCTGGTGGGAGACGATCTTCCAGACACCTATCGCCAACTGGGGCCACTGGATTCCCGACGGCGAAAGCTGGCGATCCTGCGGGGCAAGGCCATCGAACACCTGACCAACGCCGCCGCCAGGGCGTTCGTCGAGCAGCAGGAGGCGTTGTTGGCCGGCACGCTGCCAGGCGACCTGGTGGAGCACATGCATGGCCCGGCCAAACGCTGCGTACTGAATGCCAAGGACATGGCCCGCAAGAAAATATTCCAGGACAAGCGCAAGACCCTTCACGAAATCGGCGCCTACACGACGCTGGAAATCTTGCTCAATGGATTTTGTGGCGCGGCTCTGGAACAGCACGGGGGCCGTACGCCTTCGTTCAAGAATCGCCGCATCCTCGATCTGCTGGGCAACAACGCGCCCGACCCCAACGGCCCGTTGCATGGTGCATTCCTGCGAATGATCGATTTCATCGCCGGAATGACCGACAGTTACGCCAGCGAAATGGCCCAGGAAATGACGGGCCGCACCCGGCAATAA
- a CDS encoding pseudouridine synthase: MSGSSFSAAHHQASTLYLPPGSWQTVLECLCEHFSAISREQWLDRIARGRVLDGEGKAIGVDLPYREGLRIHYFREVPDEKPIPVLESILYADEHLVVADKPHFLPVTPAGEYVEQTLLRRLIRRLDNPHLVPLHRIDRHTAGLVLFSANPHTRSAYQSLFPTRQIDKRYQAIARALPELTFPRVHKSRMIDGEPFFRMQEGPGEPNTETTIEVLERNGELWRYGLYPVTGKKHQLRVHMNALGAVICNDPFYPDVLRDADDDYANPLKLLAQGLRFVDPVTGQERVFESGITLQW, translated from the coding sequence ATGTCCGGTTCCTCGTTTTCCGCTGCCCACCATCAAGCCAGTACGTTGTATCTGCCCCCCGGTTCCTGGCAGACGGTATTGGAGTGCCTGTGTGAGCATTTCAGTGCTATCAGCCGCGAGCAATGGCTGGACCGCATCGCCCGGGGGAGGGTGCTGGATGGGGAGGGCAAGGCGATCGGTGTCGACTTGCCCTACCGTGAAGGCCTGCGCATCCACTATTTTCGTGAAGTGCCCGACGAGAAGCCGATCCCCGTGCTGGAGTCGATCCTGTATGCCGACGAGCATTTGGTGGTGGCGGACAAACCGCATTTTTTGCCGGTCACTCCGGCAGGCGAATATGTCGAGCAAACCCTGTTGCGACGACTGATCCGGCGACTGGACAATCCCCATCTGGTGCCGTTGCATCGTATCGATCGGCACACGGCCGGGCTGGTGCTGTTTTCAGCCAACCCGCACACTCGTTCGGCTTATCAATCGCTGTTTCCCACCCGGCAGATCGACAAGCGCTACCAGGCCATTGCTCGCGCGCTGCCTGAATTAACCTTTCCTAGGGTGCATAAAAGCCGAATGATCGATGGCGAACCGTTCTTCCGGATGCAGGAAGGTCCGGGCGAACCCAATACCGAGACGACCATTGAGGTGCTGGAAAGAAACGGCGAGCTGTGGCGCTATGGCCTGTATCCGGTTACGGGCAAGAAGCACCAGTTGCGGGTTCACATGAACGCCCTTGGCGCCGTCATCTGTAACGATCCGTTTTATCCTGATGTGCTGCGGGACGCCGATGACGACTACGCCAATCCACTTAAGCTGCTGGCCCAAGGGCTGCGTTTCGTCGATCCCGTCACTGGCCAGGAACGTGTTTTTGAAAGCGGCATTACGCTGCAGTGGTAA
- a CDS encoding YqjD family protein codes for MARTQAKTAQEILMEDFQTLVSDTERLLDHTATLAGDQADELRSQIHETLLRARETLKLTEDSVRERGQAAVTATEEYVQANPWQSVGIAAGVGFLIGLLATRR; via the coding sequence ATGGCCAGAACCCAGGCAAAGACCGCTCAAGAAATCCTGATGGAAGATTTTCAGACACTGGTCAGCGACACCGAACGGTTGCTGGATCACACCGCGACGCTGGCAGGTGACCAGGCGGATGAATTGCGCAGCCAGATTCACGAAACGCTCTTGCGCGCCCGTGAAACCCTCAAATTGACCGAAGACTCGGTACGCGAACGGGGCCAGGCCGCAGTCACCGCCACCGAGGAATACGTACAGGCCAACCCTTGGCAGTCCGTCGGCATTGCAGCGGGCGTGGGCTTTTTGATTGGTCTGCTGGCAACGCGGCGCTGA
- a CDS encoding glutaredoxin family protein, protein MPPECKLFSTLGCHLCEVAEAELMPLVEHGLLVELVDISESEAMAEAYGLRIPVLRRIDTGAELDWPFDAEQVVAFLR, encoded by the coding sequence ATGCCTCCTGAATGCAAGCTGTTCAGCACCCTGGGTTGCCACCTCTGTGAAGTGGCCGAAGCGGAGTTGATGCCTTTGGTTGAACATGGACTGTTGGTGGAGCTGGTGGATATCAGCGAAAGCGAAGCGATGGCTGAGGCCTATGGGCTACGAATCCCGGTCCTGCGCAGAATCGATACTGGCGCAGAGTTGGACTGGCCTTTTGATGCCGAACAGGTTGTCGCGTTTCTGCGCTGA
- a CDS encoding monovalent cation:proton antiporter-2 (CPA2) family protein translates to MFANLLIILASSLVVIALFRRLRLPPVLGYLCVGLAVGPTALNWVNDSEELPDLAELGVVFLLFSLGLEFSLSKMLELRRVVFGLGSLQVVCSGALLAALLTFCGAPVIAALLLGTGLALSSTAIVSKELTSLGEIFSSHGQNAIGVLLFQDVVAVLLLTLVPVFAGSSEHPWYWALPLTLGKTLVLFGGLLLASRLLLPRLFHEVAASRSAELFVLLALVIVLLTAWLTHLLGLSPALGAFLAGMLLGESHYRHQIEADIRPFRDILLGLFFVSIGMLIDLQLFIDDGLLILGLTLALMLIKGCVVAVLVKWRGSDGETAWRSGLALAQGGEFCFALMAQMQQNRLMPADISGLLLAATFCSMLLTPLLLRAAPHIAARLHRKPNEEAQLDQISALNAGLSGHVVICGYGRVGQSIGRFLRRENQAFVALDDDPVIIREATVGEHCVHYGDSRRGDLLVAVGLGRARLLVIAVDKTDIAITVLREARRLNPQVPILVRTRDDSQLAELQAAGASEVVPELLESSLMLASHALIMLGLPEQQVRHHVDQVRHDRYRLLHGFYPGNQDKEP, encoded by the coding sequence TTGTTTGCCAACCTGCTGATCATTCTTGCCTCGTCCCTGGTGGTCATCGCCTTGTTCAGGCGACTGCGCCTGCCACCGGTACTGGGCTACCTCTGTGTCGGGTTGGCGGTGGGGCCGACCGCGCTGAACTGGGTGAATGACAGCGAAGAACTGCCAGACCTGGCCGAGCTCGGCGTGGTTTTCCTGTTGTTTTCGTTGGGGCTGGAGTTCTCTCTGTCGAAGATGCTCGAACTGCGTCGGGTCGTGTTCGGCCTTGGCAGCCTGCAGGTGGTGTGTTCGGGTGCGCTCCTGGCGGCATTACTGACATTCTGCGGTGCGCCAGTGATAGCCGCACTGTTGCTCGGCACAGGATTGGCCTTGTCGTCCACCGCCATTGTCAGCAAGGAATTGACGAGCCTGGGGGAGATTTTCAGCAGTCACGGCCAGAACGCCATCGGCGTGCTGCTGTTCCAGGATGTGGTCGCGGTGCTGTTGCTGACCCTGGTACCGGTATTCGCCGGCAGCAGCGAGCACCCTTGGTATTGGGCGCTGCCCCTGACTTTGGGCAAGACCCTGGTCTTGTTCGGTGGCCTGCTGCTAGCCAGCCGCCTGCTACTGCCTCGACTGTTCCATGAAGTGGCTGCGTCCCGGTCCGCAGAACTGTTCGTGCTGCTGGCCCTGGTGATCGTGTTGCTGACGGCATGGCTGACACACCTGCTCGGCCTGTCACCGGCCCTGGGGGCGTTTCTGGCGGGCATGCTGTTGGGGGAAAGCCACTATCGGCATCAGATCGAGGCCGATATCCGCCCGTTCCGCGACATCCTGCTGGGGCTGTTTTTCGTCAGCATCGGCATGCTGATCGATCTGCAGTTGTTCATCGATGACGGTCTGCTGATCCTTGGTTTGACCCTGGCGCTGATGCTCATCAAGGGCTGCGTGGTCGCCGTGCTGGTGAAATGGCGCGGCAGCGACGGTGAAACCGCCTGGCGCAGTGGCCTGGCCCTGGCCCAGGGTGGCGAATTCTGTTTTGCCTTGATGGCGCAGATGCAGCAGAACCGCCTCATGCCGGCCGACATCAGTGGCCTGCTGCTGGCGGCGACCTTCTGTTCCATGCTGCTGACCCCGCTGTTGCTGCGCGCCGCACCCCACATCGCCGCGCGCCTGCATCGCAAACCCAACGAAGAGGCGCAACTGGACCAGATCAGCGCGCTTAACGCTGGCTTGTCGGGCCACGTGGTCATTTGCGGGTATGGGCGTGTCGGCCAGTCCATCGGGCGCTTTCTTCGTCGGGAAAACCAGGCGTTCGTCGCCCTGGATGATGACCCGGTGATCATCCGGGAAGCCACCGTCGGGGAGCACTGCGTGCATTACGGTGATTCGCGACGCGGCGACCTGCTGGTCGCCGTCGGCCTGGGCCGCGCCAGGTTGCTGGTGATTGCGGTCGACAAGACCGACATCGCCATCACCGTCCTCAGGGAGGCCCGGCGACTCAACCCTCAGGTGCCGATCCTGGTACGCACCCGCGATGACAGCCAACTGGCCGAGTTGCAGGCGGCCGGGGCCAGCGAAGTGGTCCCGGAGCTGCTGGAGTCGAGCCTCATGCTGGCCTCCCACGCCTTGATCATGCTCGGCCTGCCCGAGCAGCAGGTCCGGCATCATGTGGATCAGGTCCGGCATGACCGCTATCGCTTGCTGCACGGTTTTTATCCGGGCAATCAGGACAAAGAGCCTTAG
- a CDS encoding phage holin family protein: MGIEQPGSSEAGTQPTARRLGAAFLGLLHSHVELFGIELQEQKARTVSLLLFAGLALVFGLLLLVGLSALVLILVWDTYRLAGIIGLCLFYLLAALFCGLRLKAAIFDESSPFHATLEELANDRERLLP, from the coding sequence ATGGGGATCGAACAACCGGGCTCGTCCGAAGCGGGCACACAACCTACAGCGCGCCGCCTGGGCGCGGCATTCCTTGGCCTGCTGCACAGCCATGTCGAACTGTTCGGCATCGAATTGCAGGAACAAAAGGCCCGCACCGTCAGCCTGCTGCTGTTCGCCGGGCTTGCGCTGGTGTTCGGTTTGCTGCTGCTGGTCGGGCTTTCGGCGCTGGTGCTGATCCTGGTATGGGATACCTATCGCCTGGCGGGCATCATCGGTCTGTGCCTGTTTTATCTGCTGGCGGCGCTGTTCTGTGGTCTTCGGCTCAAGGCAGCGATCTTTGACGAATCGTCCCCCTTCCATGCCACCCTCGAAGAATTGGCCAATGATCGGGAGCGCCTGCTGCCATGA
- a CDS encoding transporter substrate-binding domain-containing protein, translating into MLKCIKACLLLLSAGLYAGGLAAAANEPEAYTLLGRSTPAPSEIRLDDAHRAWLQSRRELVLGTSAPDYPPFDLSTSGRDYEGMTADYAGIIAQATGLPMKVLRFASREAAIIALQNGQIDLLGTANGFEARNPGIVLSMPYAVDQPVLVTRTNESRSLTEDLKGLRLSMVYHYLPLPEIEKLYPQALITTYPSYQNAINAVAFGQADVFLGDTISTHYMISKGYLSNIRMASFGKHESYGFGFAVRRDDTRLLEIINATLNQISVAEQAAIFKRWSAGSDLFLTEHKIQLTEREERWLARHPVVRVAVNETAAPFTFFDSDGDLRGISADLLELIRLHTGLRLDIQRRQNDSEMIAAVLNGEADMIAALLPSSKRQQQLKFSRPYIDSSFVLLTRRQSDTPATLDQFGARSLAIAKGNPVIEWLRNQYPSLKIIETIDASHAIEMLAQGQVDGSVHSLVMANYFISSHSLRDTLQISSTVGTQQAMFSLATGKNAIELNSILDKALTSIDPDELGVINNRWRGYVSASQYTWRTYNRLFFQIVAGVGLLLLLSLAWNAYMQRQIRQRQRAELALNDQLEFMHSLLNGTPHPIYVRDRHGFLQSCNDSYLETFGAKREDVIGKNVMPGSMSNAFEAQEYQADYQRVMAEGTALIVDRPLHIGDKKLTIYHWILPYRNSTAEVQGIIGGWIDISERRQLFEELRASKKQADDANRAKSTFLATMSHEIRTPMNAVIGMLELALKHAEKGHLDRSAIEVAYESASGMLELIGDILDIARIESGHLSLAPERVNLRAMLQSVIRVFEGLARQKNLGLSLQFDPCEGNPDVLIDPLRFKQVLSNLISNALKFTEQGRVQIKVHLSRTAQDNVVHMQLEVSDSGIGISPTDLQRLFEPFAQVDNTGRMARKGAGLGLVISRNLCQMMGGSLHMSSQPGTGTQVQVGLQLTVLPPTMAIAPAEPQIDTAATALNVLVVDDHPANRLLMSQQLEYLGHHYQVALDGAQGLETWHEGHFDLVIADCNMPIMSGYQLARSIRQRESEQQLPPCTILGFTANAQPEEKQRCLDAGMDDCLFKPISLSALSQWMRTVKPINRPRVFNVLSLKALTGGDPHSTRRLLAELLSSNRSDRQELLGIARSGNRQALIEAAHKIKGVARIVQASSLIQRCEALEQACHHAQAPERTSECAEALDQAMTELERALETEIAKAK; encoded by the coding sequence ATGCTCAAGTGCATAAAGGCATGTCTCCTGCTGCTGAGCGCCGGATTATATGCAGGGGGCCTCGCGGCGGCAGCGAATGAGCCCGAAGCCTATACGCTTCTAGGGCGTTCAACCCCGGCTCCTAGCGAGATCAGGCTGGATGACGCCCACCGCGCCTGGCTGCAGAGCCGGCGGGAGTTGGTTCTAGGCACCTCTGCGCCGGACTATCCGCCCTTCGATCTTTCCACCAGCGGGCGCGACTATGAGGGCATGACCGCCGACTACGCCGGTATCATCGCCCAAGCGACCGGCCTGCCCATGAAGGTCCTGCGATTCGCTTCCCGTGAGGCGGCCATCATTGCGCTCCAGAACGGGCAAATCGACCTGCTGGGGACCGCCAACGGTTTCGAAGCCCGCAACCCCGGCATTGTCCTGTCGATGCCATATGCAGTGGACCAGCCCGTGCTCGTCACCCGGACAAATGAAAGCCGATCCTTGACTGAAGACCTCAAGGGGTTGCGGCTGAGCATGGTCTATCACTACCTGCCGCTACCGGAAATCGAAAAACTCTACCCCCAGGCGCTCATCACCACCTATCCCTCTTACCAGAACGCCATAAACGCCGTTGCCTTCGGCCAGGCCGATGTATTTCTCGGCGATACCATTTCTACCCATTACATGATCAGCAAGGGGTACTTGAGCAATATCCGCATGGCCAGTTTCGGGAAACATGAGTCCTACGGGTTCGGTTTCGCAGTGCGGCGCGACGACACCCGGTTGTTGGAAATCATCAACGCCACGCTGAACCAGATTTCCGTCGCCGAGCAAGCGGCCATCTTCAAGCGCTGGAGCGCGGGCAGCGACCTGTTCCTCACGGAGCACAAAATACAACTGACTGAACGGGAGGAACGCTGGCTGGCCAGGCACCCGGTGGTTCGGGTGGCCGTGAACGAAACGGCGGCCCCCTTCACGTTCTTTGATTCGGACGGTGATTTGCGCGGAATCAGCGCCGACCTGCTGGAGCTGATCCGGCTGCATACCGGCTTGCGCCTGGACATCCAGCGGCGCCAGAACGACAGCGAAATGATTGCCGCCGTGCTGAATGGTGAAGCCGACATGATCGCTGCACTTTTGCCGAGCAGCAAACGCCAGCAACAACTTAAATTCAGCCGTCCCTACATCGACAGCTCGTTTGTGCTGCTGACCCGCAGGCAATCCGATACACCGGCGACACTCGACCAGTTCGGGGCCCGGAGCCTGGCGATCGCCAAGGGCAATCCGGTCATCGAATGGCTGCGCAACCAGTACCCGAGCCTCAAGATAATCGAAACCATCGACGCCTCCCATGCCATTGAAATGCTCGCCCAGGGCCAGGTCGACGGCAGCGTGCATTCCCTGGTCATGGCCAACTATTTCATCTCGTCTCACTCGCTGCGCGACACCTTGCAAATCAGCAGCACCGTCGGCACTCAGCAGGCCATGTTCTCACTGGCCACCGGGAAAAATGCCATCGAGCTGAACTCCATTCTCGACAAGGCCTTGACCAGCATCGACCCCGACGAGCTGGGCGTCATCAACAACCGATGGCGCGGCTACGTCTCGGCATCGCAATACACCTGGCGCACCTATAACCGCCTGTTCTTCCAGATCGTCGCAGGCGTCGGCCTGTTGCTGCTGCTTTCTCTGGCATGGAATGCCTACATGCAGCGCCAGATCAGACAACGGCAACGGGCCGAACTGGCCCTCAACGACCAGCTCGAGTTCATGCACTCGCTGCTCAACGGCACCCCTCACCCCATTTACGTGAGAGATCGCCACGGCTTCCTGCAAAGCTGCAACGACAGCTACCTGGAAACGTTCGGGGCCAAACGCGAAGACGTCATCGGCAAGAATGTCATGCCCGGGTCCATGAGCAATGCTTTCGAAGCGCAGGAGTACCAGGCGGACTATCAGCGCGTCATGGCCGAAGGCACCGCCCTGATCGTGGACCGGCCGCTGCACATTGGAGACAAAAAGCTGACGATCTATCACTGGATCCTCCCCTACCGTAACTCCACCGCAGAAGTGCAAGGCATCATTGGCGGCTGGATCGACATCAGCGAGCGGCGCCAGCTCTTCGAGGAGCTGCGTGCTTCCAAGAAACAGGCTGATGACGCGAACCGGGCCAAAAGCACGTTCCTGGCGACCATGAGCCATGAAATCCGTACCCCCATGAACGCCGTGATCGGCATGCTGGAACTGGCCTTGAAACATGCCGAAAAGGGGCATTTGGACCGCTCGGCCATAGAAGTCGCGTACGAGTCGGCCTCCGGCATGCTGGAACTGATAGGCGATATCCTGGACATCGCGCGGATCGAATCAGGTCATCTGAGCCTGGCGCCCGAGCGAGTCAATCTCAGGGCCATGCTGCAATCGGTCATACGAGTTTTCGAAGGCTTGGCCCGACAGAAAAACCTGGGGCTGTCGCTGCAGTTTGACCCTTGCGAAGGCAACCCGGACGTATTGATTGACCCCTTGCGATTCAAACAGGTGCTCTCGAACCTGATCAGCAACGCCCTCAAATTCACCGAACAAGGCCGGGTACAAATCAAGGTGCACCTGTCACGCACCGCCCAGGACAACGTCGTGCACATGCAACTGGAGGTCAGTGACAGCGGCATTGGCATCAGCCCGACGGACCTGCAACGTCTGTTCGAACCCTTTGCCCAGGTCGACAATACCGGCCGGATGGCCCGCAAGGGTGCCGGGCTGGGGCTGGTGATCAGTCGCAACCTGTGCCAGATGATGGGCGGCAGCCTGCATATGAGCAGCCAGCCGGGCACTGGCACGCAAGTCCAGGTCGGCCTGCAACTGACCGTCCTGCCCCCGACAATGGCTATCGCGCCCGCCGAACCGCAGATCGACACGGCCGCTACCGCGCTGAACGTCCTGGTCGTGGACGATCATCCGGCCAATCGTTTGTTGATGTCACAACAGCTGGAATATCTGGGCCATCACTATCAGGTGGCCCTCGATGGCGCACAAGGGCTCGAGACCTGGCATGAAGGGCATTTCGACCTGGTGATCGCCGATTGCAACATGCCCATCATGAGCGGTTATCAACTGGCCAGGTCGATTCGGCAACGAGAGTCCGAACAACAACTGCCGCCCTGCACCATCCTGGGGTTTACCGCCAATGCGCAGCCCGAGGAAAAACAACGCTGCCTGGACGCCGGCATGGACGACTGCCTGTTCAAACCGATCAGCCTGAGCGCCCTGAGCCAATGGATGAGGACGGTCAAACCCATCAACCGACCACGTGTCTTCAATGTACTGAGCCTAAAGGCCTTGACCGGCGGTGACCCACACTCCACACGACGCCTGCTGGCCGAGTTACTCAGCAGCAACCGTTCGGACCGCCAAGAACTGCTTGGCATCGCCCGCAGCGGCAACCGGCAGGCATTGATCGAAGCGGCGCATAAAATAAAAGGCGTCGCCCGAATTGTGCAGGCGAGCTCGTTGATCCAGCGCTGTGAGGCACTGGAACAAGCGTGTCATCACGCACAGGCGCCTGAGCGAACGAGCGAATGCGCCGAGGCCCTCGATCAAGCCATGACGGAACTGGAGCGGGCCCTGGAAACAGAGATCGCCAAGGCAAAATAA
- a CDS encoding ammonium transporter → MENMQSAVESLLHSSNTLFILLGAVMVLAMHAGFAFLEVGTVRQKNQVNALSKILSDFAVSTLAYFFIGYWISYGVTFLQPAAVLSADHGYSLVKFFFLLTFAAAIPAIISGGIAERARFAPQLCATVLIVAFVYPFFEGLVWNGNFGLQAWLQARFGAGFHDFAGSVVVHAMGGWLALAAVLLLGPRNGRYRDGRLVAFAPSSIPFLALGSWILIVGWFGFNVMSAQTLPGVSGLVAVNSLMAMVGGTVAALIVGRNDPGFLHNGPLAGLVAVCAGSDLMHPVGALATGVIAGALFVWCFTAAQGKWKIDDVLGVWPLHGLCGVWGGIACGIFGQSALGGLGGVSLISQLLGTALGVVIALAGGFAVYGVIKVLLGLRLTQEEEYYGADLSIHKIGAVSQD, encoded by the coding sequence ATGGAAAATATGCAAAGCGCTGTGGAGAGTCTCCTCCATAGCTCCAACACGTTGTTCATTCTGCTGGGTGCGGTGATGGTTCTGGCGATGCATGCCGGTTTTGCGTTCCTTGAAGTGGGAACCGTCCGGCAAAAGAACCAGGTCAATGCACTGTCCAAGATCCTCAGCGATTTCGCTGTCTCGACCCTGGCCTATTTCTTTATAGGCTACTGGATTTCCTACGGTGTGACCTTTCTGCAACCGGCAGCGGTGCTCAGCGCCGATCATGGTTATAGCCTGGTGAAGTTCTTCTTCCTACTGACATTTGCCGCCGCGATTCCGGCCATCATCTCCGGTGGGATTGCCGAACGTGCCCGGTTTGCGCCGCAGTTGTGCGCCACGGTGCTGATCGTGGCGTTTGTTTATCCATTCTTCGAAGGCTTGGTCTGGAACGGCAATTTTGGCCTGCAAGCCTGGTTACAGGCTCGGTTCGGTGCCGGCTTCCATGACTTCGCCGGTTCCGTGGTGGTGCACGCCATGGGCGGCTGGCTGGCGTTGGCCGCCGTGCTCTTGCTCGGGCCGCGCAACGGCCGCTACCGGGACGGCCGCCTGGTGGCGTTCGCGCCCTCGAGCATTCCGTTCCTGGCCCTGGGGTCGTGGATCCTGATTGTCGGTTGGTTCGGTTTCAACGTGATGAGTGCCCAGACCCTGCCTGGGGTAAGCGGGCTGGTGGCGGTCAACTCGTTGATGGCCATGGTGGGGGGTACCGTGGCGGCATTGATTGTCGGGCGCAATGACCCAGGCTTCCTGCACAACGGCCCGTTGGCTGGCCTGGTGGCGGTTTGTGCCGGATCCGACCTGATGCATCCGGTCGGCGCGCTGGCGACCGGTGTCATCGCCGGCGCCTTGTTTGTCTGGTGTTTCACCGCCGCCCAGGGCAAGTGGAAGATCGACGATGTGCTGGGGGTGTGGCCGTTGCATGGGTTGTGTGGCGTCTGGGGCGGTATCGCCTGCGGCATCTTCGGCCAAAGCGCCTTGGGTGGGCTGGGAGGAGTCAGCCTGATCAGCCAGCTGCTCGGCACGGCGCTGGGCGTTGTCATCGCCCTGGCTGGTGGGTTCGCGGTCTATGGAGTGATCAAGGTCTTGCTGGGGCTGCGGTTGACGCAGGAAGAGGAGTACTACGGCGCCGACCTGTCGATCCACAAGATCGGCGCGGTCAGCCAGGACTAA
- a CDS encoding response regulator transcription factor, whose amino-acid sequence MNSVFIVDDHPVIRLAVRMLLEHEGYKVVGETDNGVDAMQMVRECMPDLVILDISIPKLDGLEILSRFNAMTTPLKTLVLTAQSPTLFGIRCMQSGASGYVCKQEDLSELVSAIKAVLSGYNYFPSQALNPVRQDDPRSIELDLFKSVNDRELMVLQLFAQGRTNKEIAKGMFLSNKTVSTYKKRLMQKLKVKSLVELIEMAKRNALV is encoded by the coding sequence ATGAACTCCGTTTTCATTGTCGACGATCATCCGGTCATCCGCCTCGCCGTTCGCATGCTTCTGGAGCATGAGGGCTATAAGGTCGTAGGGGAAACTGACAACGGCGTCGACGCGATGCAAATGGTGCGCGAATGCATGCCAGACCTGGTGATCCTGGACATCAGCATTCCCAAGCTTGACGGGCTGGAAATCCTGTCACGCTTCAACGCCATGACCACACCGCTCAAAACGCTGGTGCTCACGGCACAGTCTCCCACGCTGTTCGGTATCCGATGCATGCAGTCCGGCGCCTCTGGTTACGTTTGTAAACAAGAAGACCTCAGTGAGCTTGTCAGCGCGATCAAAGCCGTATTGTCCGGCTACAACTATTTCCCCAGCCAAGCGCTGAACCCGGTCCGCCAGGATGACCCGCGCAGTATCGAGTTGGATCTGTTCAAGAGTGTCAATGATCGGGAGTTGATGGTACTGCAACTTTTTGCCCAGGGCCGTACCAACAAAGAAATAGCCAAAGGTATGTTCCTAAGTAATAAAACCGTCAGCACCTATAAAAAACGGTTGATGCAAAAACTTAAAGTCAAATCCCTGGTAGAACTGATTGAAATGGCGAAGCGCAACGCGCTGGTATGA
- a CDS encoding transcriptional regulator codes for MVNVEQLKNSVNRMSVDVVREAVQELRLDGLVTEGKTPFNKLHFNTCFAEIEALFQRAGYHKQLDVVGYQGLLYALYDPGRWEAVEVLRWLKEFTEAAAKPTSIPA; via the coding sequence TTGGTCAATGTCGAACAATTGAAGAACAGCGTGAACCGGATGTCCGTGGACGTTGTGCGCGAGGCTGTCCAGGAGTTACGCCTGGACGGGCTGGTGACCGAAGGCAAGACCCCCTTCAACAAACTGCATTTCAACACCTGCTTTGCCGAGATTGAAGCGTTGTTCCAGCGTGCCGGCTACCATAAGCAGCTGGATGTGGTCGGTTACCAGGGCCTGTTGTACGCATTGTACGATCCGGGGCGCTGGGAGGCGGTGGAAGTGCTGCGCTGGTTGAAAGAATTCACCGAGGCGGCGGCGAAGCCAACGTCGATCCCGGCCTGA